A single region of the Actinoplanes sp. SE50/110 genome encodes:
- a CDS encoding ricin-type beta-trefoil lectin domain protein, whose translation MRNGRLGSFLRRFVRRGVFVLALALVIGLVLQTAPPDDAALAVSGPDVSLEGIYSWLMSGLAASVGWASPRGPAHPHGPAELTGTAEGHSHTASAAATSAGRGSGRKPGKGKGELAAAQPWDRSVRTGPSGGAVHGFDEVTSVAVPAKSDATSTWYDNRDGTHSRIVSAGPVNYKAGKGWKKIDTSVRKAGGGRWQENANSLNVEFAPYADDPALTSIAVDAAHSVGERLLGATHAAGTGTASTVTYVGALADTDLRLSATNTGAKESLVLRTANAAASWDFALDLHGLSAAMTAQGEIVLRNTAGKDLLTVPAGYAWDSAPAPPGGATTHAVTYRLSGSTLHMSLDPAWLHDPTRVFPVTVDPTFNGRPYTTYVESNSPPADHSDDTLMKVGTADSGAHSDYSFLTFPSLGIHDSGTTLSAATLNLFDVWSSTCTASRFDVALVTEPFSVTDAMTYPGPPVTASIGNSTPAVPKSCANTSKNQTVGDNISVSLAVASLNSWATGAANYFGLRLATTTSTQKWFASAISEHTPTIELTYSGYLLPTVLSRSPANGASVGTLTPTLSAIGAVDSLTGTSEAKFRFQVANGGGTVVADSGVVAGAWTVPAGKLDWGQTYSWTVQAYDGTNYSVDPQYYQLSVQVPQPAVTSSLSQNPGHGFDASIGNYTTSVTDADVATAGPPLSIVRSYNSRDPRYTGAFGAAWANVVDSRLTERYGPNSAVEAVVVTYPDGSDVAYGRKADGSFAAPAGRAAKLIHLANGYELIDKSVTTYTFTQAITAGVYGLSSITDVAGRTEALTWASGHVTALTSGTSGRSLHLTWSTPSGASAAHVTSVATDPATAGQADANTWTYGYSGDQLTSVCAPGTTTACIKYGYDSKSASAQRNEVLDLGATSYWPLAEASGTTAASAVAANEGTDNATYTSVTLGQTAGAGPLATSAATSAAFNGTSSRVNLPNLHLASSNSHSISLWFKAASGTPAGVLWSRNDVPIANTRSGGNTMPTLYLGTDGKLLGEFWISSSTLAANPITTSASVADSKWHNVVLTDSQTAQTMFLDGKQVGSIGGWGTLGRGETAATESVYNYLGTGYLGPSVDGNGVWPDQPHTDANSSTEYGSYFKGSLSDAAFFEGKVLTLADETAIYNAGLHPQTLMTSATRASGKAYAAVTYDPVSAAVTHVTDENGGSWGLSAPVTTGSSQVYRGAVLGSAPTAYYRLNDSAGATQAYSDESYPPGAYANTTLGVSGPFQDSSAVTMNGTSSVISLPKSLLGTAASSQEVWYKTDGMTTGGVLLSTQGAAIGGTTGTSAPIMWMTSDGILRAQSPSVTPIGPFFSSPMGKCIDDASSGTTDGNTVQIYTCNGSAAQSWTMYPDGTVRVLGKCLDIVGGATTSGSLLDISTCTGAARQLWQAYAGGLRNPGTGFCVDDPKSSTTNKTQLQIYTCNGSGAQKWVQSLAYPTSTADGQWHHAVLTSDATTQSLYVDGRLVNSSKSSQTLQPSQLAYAYLGGGYTAMNATGLTVNSTAYYKGSFAEAAFYSTALSAADVAGHYAAARNSAGVTPMTTVTVTDPGGHSLVDQYDTLNNDRKLASTDGLGYQTSFGYDSGGFQHTVTDPDGHVTTTGHDADGNVVSTTTCQNRSADACSTSYATFAPNTMGLDAAKGATITSSGISGTTGLTSAALVDGNTTSVAGALGFETALQTSANVTQWVQADFGSTKTIDQIALYPRTDAAGGFPLTFTLAVSADGTAWKTVSTQTNLAVPAAGKQATFTFAPTAARYVKLNATALRLSPTASKYGIDLGELTALNDNPDPTAGIQLTTRDGRSASPTDNAYLTTYDHDALGNVTGVTTPPVDGYPNGRTTKVDYTDGTTVAAADGGFAPAGLPYKTTSPGGAINLVTYFKNGDVASTTDPDGLVTRLAYDNLGRVIGKTAVSDSYPSGLTTTYAYDGQDHLVTESQPPIADRITGKVHTAVTSTVYDADGDITSQTLADATGGDISRTTTTVFDAYDRVSSTTDPENNTTTFEYDQYGERTAEVDAQGTRTEYAFDPDGRLQTQVLANYTGDPANPQPATRLVELSRAYDPAGRLASLTDAQGTTTSYRYTDDGLPVTTTRTDYQGKNPYVERAATYDAAGHLVKEVTNNGATTTLIKVDAASRQTSTIVDPDGVGRTTTLTYTPDDAVATNVASDGAGNTVTTTASYDKSGHLTAKSIRTNSPGYTDDLTTSWTLDQRGLPTSQTDPDQHITSFVYDEAGRLVTVTAPAVDTETGGGAPRSVRPTTKQGYDTFGEPVESQDANGNVTKTSYDRDGHTVSKTTPNYFQPGSFVPITATVTRKYDSVGNLVDSYDPDLRETSYLYDQLGDQTQTTTPDGGVTHTTYDKAGHALSVTDPTGAEKDATYDHLGRMVTSTVIERHPSPVALTTTYSYAASATNPGGAWLASVTSPAGATTSTGYDNLGEPVAKTDTAGNTTTYGFDLLGRERSQTNPDGTSSTVAFDQGSNPVLLRSLDADGTVLTARSAAYDGNGNKLSATDARGHTTTFTYDTANDLTREVQPVADDHAITTSFGYDPAGHRTRFTDGRGNSWTYTYNGWGLPESTVEPPTATYTSDADRTTTTTYDERGLAVSQTLPGGVMVSNTYDAVGNLTTTSGKGAEADTATRTFGYDKDQRVTSASTAGAVSSSETFGYDDRGDLTSTAGDGGVSSFAYNGDGQMTARTDAAGTASYAYDGTGRLTTVDDASTGARLVVSYNKMSQVSSITYGAADVRSFGYDALHRITTDRLTTSAGDAVASIAYGYDANNNVTSKTTTGFAGSAANTYAYDQADRLTTWYNGPATTQYDYDDSGNRVRVGSDVFTYDARDELTSDGKTSYTYSARGTRSQSGDVVANFDAYGQMTASGTQRYTYDALGRTLTSGSSSFTYSGVGNDVAADGTSTYSRDPGGSLLGIASGSDKRLAYVDRHTDVVGTFGASSAVLAGSTAYDPLGKVLASDATIGNLGYQSGWTDPASGNVNMAARWYNPANGQFLSKDTAAQNPVPKSAAANPFAFVDDDPMTGTDPSGHGWLSDAWHATTHVVSTAWHATTHAVSTAWNWTTSKVSEAWHATTSFVSNTWNALVRKSEEALHRIEDEFRAEEKAFNGWLKQQQARFAAINAEIKAKAEAYKNQLKALDAQVDKLAQKGLKYVKNHAASIATFVVSTAAFMGCEAVLGAVTGGVGAVAGAGVCGAVSGAIGGLVDQGFKCAKDHSQCGASSFLGAGLVGGVIGGLSGLGGAIGGKFLKAVGGRALEAVGGLFGRSAEATAEGAGESAASAGAESAADSAASSAEDSSASRAADRPGEEPSEASEPEKASEESSCGGAARPHSFTGTTKVLLADGTTKAIDKVRVGDKVKDAEPGKLHAETQMVERVIVTTTDHDFVDLKVSAKRPSKLTRSAVALAASVAALTGTLTTTFHHPFYDRTQAAFVEAKDLQQGDELQTPTGVATVAAKRTYHTTAVTYDLTIAGLHTYYVLASNTPLLVHNNNGACPITDPGRQVESGSTDLSRATRDQRVIDKNKGNLYAAAKVQGRIFVAHSNEDAHAEQWLLADIRDANFDLEDIDEIYSEYGMCPGCQGVQRGKGSIEAILPQLRPDADVTYSIPFANPASRSAARGALKDLINSIFE comes from the coding sequence GTGCGTAACGGACGGCTCGGCTCGTTCTTGCGTAGGTTCGTCCGGCGGGGCGTATTCGTTCTCGCCCTGGCTCTGGTCATCGGTCTTGTCCTGCAGACGGCGCCACCCGACGATGCCGCGCTGGCGGTATCCGGCCCGGACGTCTCCCTCGAGGGCATCTACTCGTGGCTGATGTCGGGCTTGGCCGCCTCGGTGGGCTGGGCATCGCCCCGCGGCCCGGCGCATCCACACGGTCCGGCTGAATTGACGGGCACGGCTGAGGGACATTCGCACACCGCCTCCGCGGCTGCCACCAGCGCCGGCCGCGGGAGCGGTCGCAAACCCGGCAAAGGCAAGGGCGAGCTCGCCGCCGCTCAACCATGGGACCGGAGCGTGAGAACCGGGCCTAGCGGCGGGGCGGTTCACGGATTTGACGAAGTGACCAGCGTGGCGGTGCCGGCGAAGTCGGATGCGACGTCGACCTGGTACGACAACCGGGACGGGACGCACAGCCGGATCGTCAGCGCCGGGCCGGTGAACTACAAGGCCGGCAAGGGCTGGAAGAAGATCGACACGTCGGTGCGTAAGGCCGGCGGCGGACGATGGCAGGAGAATGCCAACTCGCTGAACGTCGAGTTCGCGCCCTACGCCGATGACCCCGCTCTGACCTCGATTGCGGTCGACGCCGCCCACTCCGTCGGTGAGCGGCTGCTCGGCGCGACGCACGCCGCCGGCACGGGTACGGCGTCAACGGTCACCTACGTCGGGGCGCTGGCCGACACCGACCTGCGGCTGTCCGCGACGAACACCGGTGCCAAGGAATCACTCGTGCTGCGCACCGCCAACGCGGCCGCCAGCTGGGATTTCGCGCTCGACCTGCACGGACTGTCGGCCGCGATGACCGCCCAGGGTGAGATCGTGCTGAGGAACACGGCCGGCAAGGATCTGCTGACTGTGCCCGCCGGCTACGCCTGGGACTCGGCTCCGGCGCCGCCGGGTGGTGCGACCACGCACGCCGTGACCTATCGGCTGAGCGGGTCCACGCTGCACATGTCGCTGGATCCGGCCTGGCTGCACGACCCCACCCGGGTGTTTCCGGTGACCGTCGACCCGACGTTCAACGGAAGGCCTTACACGACGTACGTCGAGTCGAACAGCCCGCCGGCGGATCACTCCGACGACACGTTGATGAAAGTCGGTACCGCCGACTCCGGGGCGCACAGTGACTACTCATTCCTGACGTTCCCGTCGCTCGGTATCCACGATTCGGGTACGACCCTGTCGGCCGCGACGCTCAATCTGTTCGACGTGTGGTCGTCCACCTGCACGGCCTCTCGCTTCGACGTCGCGCTCGTCACCGAACCGTTCTCCGTCACCGACGCGATGACCTATCCGGGGCCGCCGGTCACCGCCTCGATCGGCAACAGCACGCCGGCCGTCCCGAAGTCCTGCGCCAACACTTCGAAGAACCAGACCGTCGGTGACAACATCTCGGTGTCGCTGGCCGTCGCCTCGCTGAACAGCTGGGCGACCGGCGCCGCCAACTACTTCGGCCTGCGGCTCGCCACGACGACATCGACCCAGAAGTGGTTCGCATCCGCGATTTCCGAGCACACGCCCACGATCGAGCTCACCTACAGCGGCTACCTGCTGCCGACGGTGCTGAGCCGGAGCCCGGCCAATGGTGCGTCGGTCGGCACGCTGACCCCGACGCTGTCCGCGATCGGTGCCGTGGACTCGCTGACCGGCACGTCCGAGGCGAAGTTCCGATTCCAGGTCGCCAACGGCGGCGGCACGGTGGTCGCCGACTCGGGTGTCGTCGCCGGTGCGTGGACGGTGCCGGCCGGCAAATTGGACTGGGGACAGACCTACTCCTGGACGGTTCAGGCGTACGACGGCACCAATTACTCGGTCGACCCGCAGTACTACCAGCTCTCCGTCCAGGTGCCCCAACCAGCGGTGACATCGAGTCTCTCGCAGAACCCGGGGCACGGCTTCGACGCGTCGATCGGGAACTACACGACATCGGTGACGGACGCGGACGTGGCAACGGCCGGCCCGCCGCTGTCGATCGTGCGCTCCTACAACTCCCGCGACCCGCGCTACACGGGTGCGTTCGGTGCGGCATGGGCGAACGTCGTCGATTCCCGGCTGACCGAACGGTACGGGCCGAACAGCGCGGTCGAGGCGGTCGTGGTGACGTATCCGGACGGCTCCGACGTGGCGTACGGGCGCAAGGCCGACGGCAGCTTCGCGGCACCGGCGGGGCGAGCCGCGAAGCTGATCCATCTCGCCAACGGGTACGAACTGATCGACAAGTCGGTCACGACGTACACCTTCACGCAGGCGATCACAGCCGGGGTGTACGGCCTGTCCTCCATCACCGATGTCGCCGGTCGTACTGAAGCGCTGACCTGGGCGAGTGGGCACGTCACCGCGTTGACCTCGGGCACTTCGGGCCGGTCGCTGCACTTGACCTGGTCGACGCCGTCGGGTGCTTCGGCGGCCCATGTCACGTCGGTCGCCACCGATCCGGCCACTGCCGGGCAGGCCGATGCGAACACCTGGACCTACGGCTACAGCGGCGACCAGCTGACCTCGGTGTGTGCGCCGGGGACGACGACCGCGTGCATCAAATACGGATACGACTCCAAATCGGCGTCAGCGCAGCGCAACGAGGTGCTCGACCTCGGTGCGACGTCGTACTGGCCGCTCGCGGAGGCCTCGGGAACAACGGCGGCCAGCGCTGTCGCGGCGAACGAGGGCACGGACAACGCCACCTACACCAGCGTGACGCTCGGTCAGACGGCCGGCGCCGGTCCGCTGGCGACCAGCGCCGCCACCTCGGCCGCGTTCAACGGCACGTCGTCGCGAGTGAACCTGCCGAACCTGCACCTGGCCTCGTCGAACTCGCACTCGATCTCGCTGTGGTTCAAGGCCGCCTCCGGCACGCCGGCGGGCGTGCTCTGGTCGCGTAACGACGTGCCGATCGCGAACACCCGTTCCGGTGGTAACACCATGCCGACGCTGTACCTCGGCACCGATGGCAAGCTGCTCGGCGAGTTCTGGATCAGCAGCAGCACGTTGGCCGCGAACCCGATCACCACGAGCGCGTCGGTCGCGGACAGCAAGTGGCACAACGTGGTCCTCACCGATTCCCAGACCGCGCAGACGATGTTCCTGGACGGTAAGCAGGTCGGCTCGATCGGCGGTTGGGGCACCCTCGGGCGTGGCGAGACCGCGGCGACCGAGTCGGTTTACAACTACCTCGGCACCGGATACCTGGGGCCCTCCGTCGACGGCAACGGCGTCTGGCCAGACCAGCCGCACACCGACGCGAACAGCTCCACCGAGTACGGCAGTTACTTCAAGGGATCGCTCAGCGACGCGGCGTTCTTCGAGGGCAAGGTGCTCACGCTCGCCGACGAAACCGCGATCTACAACGCCGGCCTGCACCCGCAGACTTTGATGACCTCGGCGACGCGAGCCTCGGGCAAGGCGTACGCGGCGGTCACTTACGACCCGGTCTCGGCCGCGGTCACGCATGTGACCGACGAGAACGGCGGATCGTGGGGCCTGTCCGCTCCGGTGACGACCGGGTCGAGTCAGGTTTACCGCGGTGCCGTGCTGGGCTCGGCACCGACGGCGTACTACCGGCTGAACGACTCGGCGGGCGCGACACAGGCCTACAGCGACGAGTCGTACCCACCCGGCGCCTACGCGAACACGACGCTGGGGGTGTCCGGACCGTTCCAGGACAGCAGTGCGGTCACCATGAACGGCACGTCGTCGGTCATCTCGCTGCCCAAGAGCCTCCTCGGGACGGCAGCCAGCTCGCAGGAGGTCTGGTACAAGACCGACGGCATGACCACGGGCGGCGTACTCCTCTCCACCCAGGGCGCAGCAATCGGGGGAACGACCGGAACGTCCGCGCCGATCATGTGGATGACGTCGGACGGCATCCTGCGGGCGCAGTCGCCGTCGGTGACGCCGATCGGGCCGTTTTTCTCCAGCCCGATGGGGAAGTGCATCGACGACGCCAGCAGCGGGACGACCGACGGCAACACGGTGCAGATCTACACGTGCAATGGTTCCGCTGCCCAGAGCTGGACAATGTATCCCGACGGTACGGTCCGGGTCCTGGGCAAGTGCCTCGACATCGTAGGCGGAGCCACGACGAGCGGATCGCTGCTCGACATCTCCACGTGCACGGGGGCAGCCCGTCAGCTGTGGCAGGCGTACGCGGGAGGCCTGCGCAATCCCGGCACCGGTTTCTGCGTCGACGATCCCAAGAGCAGCACCACCAATAAGACCCAGCTTCAGATCTACACCTGCAACGGCAGCGGCGCGCAGAAGTGGGTGCAGTCGCTGGCGTACCCGACTTCCACGGCCGACGGTCAGTGGCACCACGCCGTGCTGACCAGCGACGCCACCACGCAGAGCCTGTACGTCGACGGACGGTTGGTGAACTCGAGCAAGAGCAGCCAGACGCTGCAGCCGAGCCAGCTCGCTTACGCCTACCTGGGCGGCGGCTATACGGCGATGAACGCGACCGGCCTGACCGTGAACAGCACGGCGTATTACAAGGGCTCTTTCGCCGAAGCGGCGTTCTACTCGACGGCGCTGAGCGCTGCGGACGTTGCCGGCCACTACGCGGCGGCGCGCAACTCCGCCGGTGTCACCCCGATGACCACGGTGACCGTCACCGACCCTGGCGGCCATTCGCTGGTAGACCAGTACGACACATTGAACAACGACCGGAAGCTCGCGTCGACAGACGGACTCGGTTACCAGACGAGCTTCGGGTACGACTCGGGCGGCTTCCAGCACACGGTCACCGATCCGGACGGTCACGTGACGACGACCGGCCACGACGCCGACGGCAATGTCGTCTCGACCACCACCTGCCAGAACCGGTCGGCGGACGCGTGCTCGACCAGCTATGCCACGTTCGCGCCCAACACCATGGGTCTCGACGCGGCGAAGGGTGCGACCATCACCTCGAGCGGAATCTCGGGGACGACCGGTCTCACCAGCGCCGCCCTCGTCGACGGCAACACGACGTCGGTGGCGGGCGCGCTCGGCTTCGAGACCGCGCTGCAGACCTCGGCGAACGTGACCCAGTGGGTTCAGGCCGACTTCGGCTCCACCAAGACGATCGACCAGATCGCGCTGTACCCGCGTACCGACGCGGCCGGCGGTTTCCCGCTGACCTTCACGCTCGCGGTTTCCGCCGACGGCACCGCCTGGAAGACGGTGTCGACGCAGACCAATCTGGCCGTGCCGGCCGCCGGCAAGCAGGCGACCTTCACCTTCGCCCCCACTGCCGCTCGGTACGTGAAGCTCAACGCGACCGCTCTGCGGCTGAGCCCGACCGCGAGCAAGTACGGCATCGACCTCGGCGAACTGACCGCGCTCAACGACAACCCGGATCCCACGGCCGGCATCCAGCTGACCACACGCGACGGGCGATCGGCGTCGCCGACCGACAACGCCTACCTCACGACCTACGACCACGACGCGCTCGGCAACGTCACGGGCGTGACCACGCCACCGGTGGACGGGTATCCGAACGGCCGGACGACGAAGGTCGACTACACCGACGGCACGACAGTCGCGGCGGCCGACGGTGGGTTCGCGCCGGCGGGCCTGCCGTACAAGACGACCTCGCCGGGCGGCGCGATCAACCTGGTCACGTACTTCAAGAACGGCGATGTGGCATCGACCACGGATCCGGACGGGCTGGTGACCAGGCTCGCTTACGACAACCTTGGGCGGGTCATCGGCAAGACGGCGGTATCCGACTCGTACCCCTCCGGGCTGACCACGACGTACGCCTACGACGGCCAGGACCATCTTGTCACCGAGTCGCAGCCGCCGATCGCGGACCGGATCACCGGCAAGGTGCACACCGCGGTGACAAGCACGGTGTACGACGCTGACGGTGACATCACCTCGCAGACGTTGGCCGATGCGACGGGTGGCGACATCTCGCGGACGACGACCACCGTGTTCGACGCCTACGACCGGGTGTCGTCGACGACCGACCCGGAGAACAACACCACGACCTTCGAATACGACCAGTACGGCGAGCGGACGGCCGAGGTCGACGCGCAGGGCACCCGTACGGAGTACGCGTTCGACCCCGACGGGCGCCTGCAGACCCAGGTACTGGCCAATTACACCGGGGACCCGGCGAATCCGCAGCCGGCGACGCGGCTGGTCGAGCTGTCCCGGGCGTACGACCCGGCCGGGCGGCTCGCGAGCCTGACCGATGCCCAGGGCACGACCACGTCGTACAGGTACACCGACGACGGGCTGCCCGTGACGACGACGCGGACCGACTATCAGGGCAAGAACCCGTACGTGGAGAGGGCCGCCACGTACGACGCGGCTGGCCACCTGGTCAAGGAAGTGACGAACAACGGGGCGACGACCACGCTGATCAAGGTTGACGCGGCGTCGCGCCAGACGTCGACCATCGTCGACCCCGACGGCGTCGGGCGCACGACGACACTGACCTACACGCCCGACGACGCCGTGGCTACCAACGTCGCGAGCGACGGAGCCGGCAACACGGTCACGACCACGGCCTCGTACGACAAGTCGGGTCACCTCACCGCCAAGTCGATCCGTACTAACAGCCCCGGCTACACGGACGACCTGACCACATCCTGGACGCTGGACCAGCGCGGCCTTCCGACGTCGCAGACCGACCCTGACCAGCACATCACGAGCTTCGTGTACGACGAAGCCGGGCGACTCGTGACCGTCACGGCGCCGGCCGTCGACACCGAGACCGGCGGGGGTGCACCCCGCAGCGTCCGGCCCACGACCAAGCAGGGATACGACACGTTCGGCGAGCCGGTCGAGTCCCAGGATGCGAACGGGAACGTCACCAAGACCTCGTACGACCGGGACGGGCACACGGTCAGCAAGACCACACCCAACTACTTCCAGCCCGGTTCGTTCGTGCCGATCACGGCGACAGTCACTCGGAAGTACGACTCCGTGGGCAACCTGGTCGACTCCTACGATCCCGACCTGCGGGAGACGAGCTACCTCTACGACCAGCTCGGCGACCAGACACAGACGACCACTCCTGACGGCGGCGTCACGCATACAACGTACGACAAAGCGGGCCACGCGCTCAGCGTCACCGATCCGACCGGCGCCGAGAAGGACGCGACCTACGACCACCTCGGTCGCATGGTCACCAGTACCGTCATCGAGCGGCACCCCAGCCCGGTCGCGTTGACCACCACCTACTCGTATGCGGCGTCGGCGACGAACCCGGGCGGCGCCTGGCTCGCATCGGTCACGTCGCCGGCCGGCGCGACGACCTCAACGGGCTATGACAACTTGGGAGAGCCGGTCGCCAAGACCGACACCGCCGGCAACACCACCACATACGGCTTCGACCTGCTGGGCCGCGAACGTTCGCAGACCAACCCGGACGGTACGTCGAGCACGGTGGCGTTCGATCAGGGCTCGAACCCGGTGCTGCTGCGATCGCTGGACGCCGACGGAACGGTGCTGACGGCCCGGTCGGCGGCCTACGACGGCAACGGCAACAAGCTGAGCGCGACCGACGCGCGGGGCCACACCACGACCTTCACCTACGACACGGCGAACGACCTGACCAGGGAGGTGCAGCCGGTCGCCGACGACCACGCGATCACCACCTCGTTCGGCTATGACCCCGCCGGCCACCGCACCAGGTTCACCGACGGCCGAGGCAACAGCTGGACATACACGTACAACGGCTGGGGTCTGCCGGAGTCGACCGTCGAGCCGCCCACCGCCACCTACACGTCGGATGCCGACCGGACCACGACGACCACCTATGACGAGCGCGGGCTGGCCGTCAGCCAGACGCTGCCCGGCGGAGTCATGGTGTCCAACACCTACGACGCGGTCGGCAACCTGACGACCACCTCCGGCAAGGGTGCGGAAGCCGACACGGCAACGCGGACGTTCGGCTACGACAAGGACCAACGGGTGACGTCGGCGTCGACCGCCGGTGCCGTCTCCTCGTCCGAGACGTTCGGGTACGACGACCGTGGTGACCTGACGTCGACGGCAGGCGACGGCGGTGTCAGCAGCTTCGCGTACAACGGCGACGGGCAGATGACGGCTCGTACCGACGCGGCGGGCACGGCGAGTTACGCGTACGACGGCACGGGTCGCCTGACCACGGTCGACGACGCCTCCACCGGGGCCCGGCTGGTCGTCTCCTACAACAAGATGTCGCAGGTCAGCTCCATCACGTACGGGGCTGCGGACGTCCGGTCGTTCGGGTACGACGCGCTGCACCGGATAACCACCGACAGGCTCACCACCTCCGCCGGTGACGCGGTCGCGTCGATCGCATATGGGTACGACGCGAACAACAACGTCACGTCGAAGACCACGACGGGCTTCGCCGGATCGGCTGCCAACACCTACGCCTATGACCAGGCCGACCGGCTCACCACCTGGTACAACGGGCCCGCCACGACGCAGTACGACTACGACGACTCGGGCAACCGGGTGCGGGTCGGCTCTGACGTGTTCACCTACGACGCCCGCGACGAGCTGACGTCGGACGGCAAGACCTCGTACACGTATTCGGCCCGGGGAACCCGGAGCCAGTCGGGCGACGTCGTGGCGAACTTCGACGCGTACGGGCAGATGACCGCCTCGGGCACTCAGCGTTACACCTACGATGCCCTCGGGCGGACGTTGACGTCGGGGTCCTCCTCCTTCACCTACAGCGGCGTCGGCAACGACGTCGCAGCGGACGGGACCAGCACGTACAGCCGTGACCCGGGCGGCTCCCTGCTCGGGATCGCCTCCGGATCCGACAAGCGGTTGGCATACGTCGACCGGCACACCGACGTCGTCGGTACGTTCGGCGCGTCGTCGGCAGTGCTGGCTGGATCCACGGCGTACGACCCCCTCGGCAAGGTCCTCGCCTCCGACGCGACGATCGGCAACCTCGGCTATCAGTCGGGCTGGACCGACCCGGCCAGCGGAAACGTCAACATGGCGGCGCGCTGGTACAACCCGGCCAACGGGCAGTTCCTGAGCAAGGACACCGCGGCGCAGAACCCGGTGCCCAAGTCGGCCGCGGCCAACCCCTTCGCGTTCGTCGACGACGACCCCATGACCGGCACCGACCCGTCCGGCCACGGTTGGCTCTCCGACGCCTGGCACGCCACCACTCATGTCGTGTCGACCGCCTGGCACGCGACCACACACGCCGTCTCGACCGCATGGAACTGGACGACCTCGAAGGTGTCCGAGGCCTGGCACGCCACCACCTCGTTCGTCAGCAACACCTGGAACGCGCTGGTCCGCAAGAGCGAGGAGGCCCTCCACAGGATCGAGGACGAGTTCCGGGCCGAGGAGAAAGCCTTCAACGGCTGGCTCAAGCAACAACAGGCCAGATTCGCCGCCATCAATGCCGAAATCAAGGCGAAGGCGGAGGCGTACAAGAATCAGCTCAAGGCGCTCGACGCCCAAGTCGACAAACTAGCCCAGAAGGGCTTGAAGTATGTCAAGAACCACGCGGCCTCGATCGCCACGTTCGTCGTCTCGACGGCGGCGTTCATGGGCTGTGAGGCAGTCCTGGGCGCCGTCACCGGCGGTGTCGGCGCCGTAGCCGGAGCCGGTGTCTGCGGCGCGGTTTCCGGTGCCATCGGCGGCCTGGTCGATCAGGGCTTCAAATGCGCCAAGGACCACTCGCAGTGCGGCGCATCCTCGTTCCTCGGTGCGGGCTTGGTCGGCGGCGTCATCGGTGGGCTGTCCGGCCTGGGCGGCGCGATCGGCGGCAAGTTCCTGAAGGCGGTCGGGGGCCGAGCCCTCGAGGCGGTCGGCGGTCTGTTCGGCAGGAGCGCCGAGGCCACGGCCGAGGGGGCTGGGGAGAGTGCCGCCTCGGCAGGCGCCGAAAGCGCCGCCGACAGTGCGGCCTCCTCGGCCGAGGACTCAAGCGCCTCCCGCGCGGCTGACAGGCCAGGCGAAGAGCCGTCGGAGGCCTCGGAACCGGAGAAGGCATCGGAGGAGAGCAGTTGTGGGGGCGCGGCGCGGCCGCACAGCTTCACCGGCACGACCAAGGTCCTGCTCGCCGATGGCACCACCAAGGCCATCGACAAGGTCCGGGTGGGCGACAAGGTCAAAGACGCGGAGCCAGGAAAACTCCACGCGGAGACCCAGATGGTCGAGCGTGTCATCGTCACCACCACCGACCACGACTTCGTGGACCTGAAGGTCTCCGCCAAACGCCCATCCAAGCTGACCCGCAGCGCAGTAGCCCTCGCCGCAAGCGTTGCGGCCCTGACCGGCACACTGACGACGACCTTCCATCACCCGTTCTACGACCGCACACAAGCGGCGTTCGTCGAGGCCAAAGATCTTCAGCAGGGCGACGAGCTTCAGACCCCGACAGGTGTCGCCACGGTCGCCGCCAAGCGCACGTACCACACGACCGCAGTCACCTACGACCTCACCATCGCCGGCCTTCACACGTACTATGTGCTCGCAAGCAACACCCCGCTGCTGGTACACAACAACAACGGTGCCTGCCCAATCACCGATCCTGGCAGGCAAGTCGAAAGCGGAAGCACCGATCTCAGTCGAGCCACGCGTGATCAACGGGTTATAGACAAGAACAAAGGGAACTTGTACGCCGCTGCCAAGGTTCAGGGCAGAATATTCGTAGCACATTCCAACGAAGATGCGCACGCGGAGCAGTGGCTTCTCGCGGATATCCGCGACGCTAATTTCGACTTAGAAGACATTGATGAAATTTACTCTGAATACGGAATGTGTCCAGGGTGTCAAGGTGTTCAGCGAGGGAAGGGGAGCATTGAGGCAATCTTGCCGCAACTGAGGCCCGACGCGGACGTTACCTATAGCATTCCGTTTGCGAATCCAGCTTCGCGATCTGCAGCAAGAGGGGCACTTAAGGATCTGATCAATAGTATCTTTGAGTAA